The DNA sequence ATTGAAGGAATGCCTTCGGTAATTCTTCTTTGTGGTCTCCAAGGGTCGGGAAAAACAACAACAGCTGCTAAACTTGCTGAATATGTAATTAAAGATCGTAAGGCTAAGAAAGTTCTTGTGGTTCCCTGTGATCTAAAAAGGTTTGCAGCTATAGAGCAATTAAAAATTTTGGTTTCCCAAACAAAAGCTGAACTATACCAAACTCAAGAAGATAACCCCGTATCTGTTGTTACTCGCGCGCTTGCCTATGCTAAAGAGCAAGGTCATGATCTTGTTATTCTTGATACTGCAGGGCGTCTCAATATAGATAACGAACTTATGGAAGAGTTAAGAGCTATACAAAAAGCTTCTCAAGCCAATGAGCGGCTTTTTGTAATGAACCTAGCTATGGGACAGGATATTGTAGGAATAGCGCAAGCGTTTGACAAGTATTTAGATCTTACAGGAGTGATTCTCTCGATGACTGATGGGGACGCGCGAGCAGGAGCAGTTTTTTCAATTAAGCATGTCCTTGGTAAGCCCATTAAATTTGAGGGATGTGGAGAGCGTGTTCAAGATTTGCGTTCTTTTGATCCCCAATCAATGGCCGACCGTATCCTTGGAATGGGAGATACAATAAACTTCGTTAAAGAAATGCGGCAATATATCTCTGAAGAAGAAGATGCAGAGTTAGGTAAAAAACTTGCTACTGCAGCTTTTACTTATGAAGATTATTATAAGCAAATGAAAGCATTTCGTCGCATGGGGCCTTTGAGAAAGCTCTTGGGTATGATGCCAGGTTTTAATAATTCTAATCCAAGTGAAAAGGATTTAGAGGATTCTGAGAAACGGATGAAAACAACAGAAGCAATCATCCTTTCCATGACTCCAGAAGAAAGAAAGGAGCTAGTGGAATTGGATATGAGCCGTATGAAGAGAATTGCCTCTGGATGTGGTTTAAGTTTAGGCGATGTGAATCAATTCCGTAAACAGATGTTGCAATCTAAAAAGTTTTTTAAAGGAATGTCTAAAGGAAAAATGGAACAAATGAAGAAAAAAATGTCTGGAGGAAATCAGTGGCGTTAAAAATTCGTTTAAGACAACAAGGGCGTAGAAATCATGTTGTTTATAGATTAGTACTCGCAGATGTCGAGTCTCCTCGTGATGGTAAGTACATAGAATTATTGGGGTGGTATGACCCTCATAGTTCTGTAAATTATCAGTTGAAAAGTGAACGAATTTTTTATTGGTTAGAACAGGGTGCACAACTTTCTTCAAAAGCTGAAGCTTTAGTAAAACAAGGTGCTCCAGGGGTTTATAGCGCGCTTGTCTCTAAACAAGAAGCTCGCAAACTAGTTATGCGTAAAAAGCGTCGTGTCTATAGACAACGTCGATCTGCACAAAGAGAAGAAGCAGCTAAAGCTGCAACTAAATAGGTAATGAACTGGGATGAAGATAGATATACTTTCTTTATTCCCAGGTTATTTTGATGGTCCGCTGCAAACAAGTATTTTAGGTAGAGCTTTAGAGCAAGGACTCTTAGATGTCCAACTAATAAATCTTCGTGATTTTGGACTCGGCAAATGGAAGCAGGTGGATGATACGCCTTTTGGTTGTAGTGGGATGCTATTAATGGCGGAGCCTGTTACTTCAGCTATTAGAAGTATAAGAAAAGAAAGTTCTAGGGTAGTCTATCTTTCTCCTCAAGGAGCTTTATTAACAGCTGAGAAGAGCCGAGAATTAGCTCAGACTGACCATTTGATATTACTCTGTGGTCATTATGAAGGTATTGACGAGCGTGCTATCGAGAGCGAAGTAGATGAAGAAATTAGTATTGGGGACTATGTTCTAACTAATGGTGCAGTTGCTGCTCTTGTCCTTATCGATGCGGTCTCGCGCTTTGTTCCTGGTGTTTTAGGGAATCAAGAAAGTGCTGAAAGCGATTCTTTAGAAAACGGCTTATTAAAAGGGCCTCAGTATACACGTCCTAGAATATTTGAAGGGAAAGCGGTTCCTGAAGTCTTGTTGCAGGGTAATCATAATGCTATTGCCCAATGGAGATTGGATGCAAGTAAACAAAGGACTTGTGAAAGACGACCTGATTTGTATTTGAACTATCTCTACAATCGCTCTATGAGCGAAGAATTTGGTGTAGATAGTAGAGAGAATCAACATCAATTCAAGTGTGGAAAAATTGCTATAATATTAGAAGTAAAGAAGTTAAAACAGGCAAAAAGTTTTTATTGTAAAGTATTTAGGTGTGACCAACCTTGGATAGGTCTTGAGGATAAATTTTGCCTTCCTGATGAAGGCAAAACCTTATTTTGGTTGCAAGAAGTTGGAGCCGAGAAAAAAAATACGACCACACTATCTGTTTACTTTAATTCTGAAGAGGATTTTCTTTGTCTTCTAAGAAGATGGGAGTTGTTTGGTGGGACATTGTTAGAGAAACACGCTAATGAGCATGTTGTTTTGGCCCTAGCGGAAGATCTAGATGGACATGTATGGATGTTCTCTTGGCATAAGATAAAATAAGAAGGAAGAGAATTTTAGGTGGTATATTATGGGGAATTTACTAAAAGAGTTGGAGCAAGAACAGTGTAGGAACGATCTTCCTGATTTTCATGTTGGTGATACTATTCGGTTAGCTACAAAGATTTCTGAAGGTGGTAAAGAACGCGTTCAGGTATTTCAGGGTACGGTAATGACTCGTCGAGGCGGTGGTTCTGGAGAGACGGTATCTTTACATCGTGTAGCTTATGGCGAGGGTATGGAAAAGAGTTTCTTGCTTAATAGTCCTAGGATTGTAAGTATTGAAGTTATTAAGCGAGGTAAAGTTGCTCGAGCGCGCTTATATTACTTAAGAGGAAAAACAGGTAAAGCTGCTAAGGTTAAAGAATTTGTAGGGCCCAGATCCTCAAAAAAATAGCCTACTTCCACTAGCCAGCGACAGAATATCTTCCTATTTAATGAGTATTAATAATCTGCAGTAGCGTATGAATACTTCTATTTCTGATTCTGAAGTCCAGCGTTTTCTCTCTATGATGACTTTTGAGAATGAAGTTGCTTCTGAAGGATTTAGTCTAATCGCTGGTGTAGATGAAGCTGGAAGAGGGCCACTTGCAGGCCCCGTAGTTGCTGGTGCTTGTGTTTTACCTCGAGGAACAGTGTTTCCTGGAATAAACGACAGTAAAAAATTAACTCCTAAGGAACGAGCTAAAATTCGTGAAACTTTAGTACAAGATCCAAAGGTCTTTTTTGGTATAGGTGTTGTTTCCGTAGAAAGAATAGACCAAATCAATATTTTAGAAGCTACTAAAGAAGCGATGATTGAAGCGATTTCTTCTTTATCAATACTCCCAGATTTTCTTCTTGTTGATGGCTTGTATCTATCTCATGTAATTCCTTGTAAAAAGATAGTTCGAGGGGATGCTAGATCGGCATCAATAGCTGCAGCCTCTATACTAGCCAAAGAGTATCGTGACGAATTGATGCTAAAATTACATGAGCTATATCCTCAGTATGGATTTGATAGGCATAAGGGATATGGAACTACTTTTCACTTAGAAGCAATACGCCGTTATGGTCCCAGTCCTTGCCATAGAAAGACCTTTTCTCCGATCAAGCAAATGTGTGTTGCTCTATGAATAAGATTTTAGTCGACTACCCCTTTTCCCCAGATGGTCCTGAGTGCTTGCCAAAGCTTTTTACTATTAGTGCTCCGGCGGGAGTAGGAAAAACAACTCTTGTCCGTATGCTAGAGGAGGAATTTCCTTTTACCTTTGTTAAAACTATATCGGTAACAACAAGGAAAGCTCGAGAAGGGGAGGTCTCTGGTAAAGATTATCATTTTGTTTCACATCAAGAATTTCAAAAACTTTTAGATGATCAGTCTCTATTGGAGTCAGTTTTTCTGTTTGGAGAATATTATGGGACAAGTATGTTAGAGATTGAACGAATTTGGAATCTTCGAAAACACGCGATTGCTGTTGTTGATATCCAAGGGGCTTTATTTATTCGATCTCACATGGTGAGCACATCTATTTTTATTGCTCCACCTTCACAAGAGGAACTTGAGAGAAGATTAGCTTTACGAGGGTCTGAAGAGCGAATCCAAAGAAAAGAACGACTAGAGCATAGCCTTGTTGAGCTTGCAGCTGCACATCAGTTTGACTATGTTATTGTTAATGATGACTTAAATCAAGCTTATAAGGTTTTAAAAAGCATTTTTATAGCTGAAGAACATAGGAATATATTATGAATAAAAAAGATCGTTTCACTAATGAAAAGTTAAACAAACTTTTCGATAGTCCTTTTAGTTTAGTGAACTATGCGATTAAACAAGCAAAGATTAAGATTGCAAAAGGCGACGTTCGCTCTTCCAATGTTGCGATTGAAACTCTCCTACTATTAGATCGCGATGGGATACAACCAGATTTTATTGAAGAGACTACAATTACTGTCTCCCCTCCTGTAGAAAGAAAAAGATCAGAACACACAAATTCTAGGAAAAAAGATCCATCAGCATATACTTGGAGTGATGTAAAGTAATGTCAAAAAGGGTTTTGATTACCTCAGCTTTACCCTATGCTAATGGTCCACTACATTTTGGTCATATTGCAGGAGTTTATCTTCCTGCGGATGTGCATGCGAGGTTTCGTAGGTTATTAGGGGATGATGTCCTTTATATTTGTGGCTCGGATGAATTTGGCATAGCGATTACTTTAAATGCAGATCGTGAAGGGTTAGGATATCAAGAATATGTGGATATATATCATAAGCTACATAAAGATACCTTTGAAAAGTTAGGGTTTGCTTTAGATTTCTTTTCTCGAACTACAAATTCCTTTCATGAAGAGATTGTCCAAGATTTTTATAAGCAGCTTAAAGCTTCTGGATTGATTGAGAATCGTCTTTCTGACCAACTCTATTCTGAAGAAGAAGGACGTTTTCTTGCGGATCGGTATGTAGAAGGAAAATGTCCTCGTTGTGGATTTGATGGTGCTCGGGGTGACGAATGTCAGCATTGTGGTGCGGACTACGAGGCAACAGATTTGGTAGATCCTAAGTCTAAGATTTCTGGAGCTGCGTTAATAAAAAGAAAGACAGAACACTCGTATTTTCTTTTAGATCATGTTCAAGATGCTTTGCTTGCTTTTATTAAAGACTGCTATTTACCTGAACATGTTCGTAAATTTGTTGTAGATTATATAGAGAATGTTAGACCTCGCGCTATTACTCGAGATTTATCTTGGGGGATTTCTGTTCCAGATTTTCCAGGGAAAGTGTTTTATGTATGGTTTGATGCTCCTATAGGATATATCAGCGGAACTATGGAATGGGCGGCCTCCCAAGGCAATCCCGAGGCGTGGAGGTCTTTTTGGCTTGAAGAAGACGTAGAGTATATCCAATTTATAGGTAAAGACAATCTTCCTTTCCATGCTGTGATTTTCCCAGCTATGGAATTAGGGCAGAAACTTCATTATAAGAAAGTTGATGCCTTAGTAGTTTCAGAGTTTTATCTCTTAGAGGGGCGTCAATTCAGTAAGTCTGAGGGTAACTACGTTGATATGGATGCATTTTTGAATTCATATTCTCTAGATAAATTGCGTTATGTGCTCGCCGCTACAGCTCCAGAAACTTCAGATAGTGAATTTAGTTTCCTTGATTTTAAGACACGTTGTAATTCCGAGTTGGTAGGAAAGTTTGGGAACTTTATAAACCGTGTTCTAGCTTTTGCTGAGAAGAATCATTATGACAAGCTTTCTTATAATTCTGGGCTTTTAGAAGATAGTGACAAGGTATTTCTTAAAGAGGTTCTTGAGCTTGTTAGGGATGCTGAAAAGTGTTATAGAGATTATAGCTTACGTAAAGCAACGAACGTCATTATGGCACTGGCAGCTTTAGGAAATGTTTATTTTAATCAAAAAGCTCCCTGGAAGCTCTTAAAAGAGGGTGCTCGTGATCGTGTCGGGGCAATTTTGTTCTGCGCATGTTATTGTCAGAAATTGCTAGGTTTGATTAGTTATCCGATCATGCCTGAAAGTGCTATAGCGATTTGGAAGATGATCTCACCAAAGTCTCTAGAAAACTGTGAGTTTGATAAAATGTATGCTAGAAATCTATGGAATCAAGCAATTTTAGATATTATAAGTGAAGAGTTTCACCTAAAGTCTCCATGGTTGCTATTTACAACCGTAGACTAGACTCTAGACGTTGTATACTGTTAAGATTTTGATTTTCGGATTTTATTTGGAGTCTAGTTTTTTAAGCGCATCTGCTAGGCCTGTACATCGGTGCTGGACTCGATTATTTCTTGTTGCAATAGCAATAGCTTTTTTTGTTCCAACAAGAATCACTAATTGTTTGCCTCGAGTGATAGCAGTGTAAAGGAGATTTCTATAGAGCATCATGAAGTGCGATGTATGGATAGGAATAATAATACAAGGACTTTCACTCCCTTGATACTTATGTACTGAAGTAGCATAGGCTAATACTAAATCATCAAGCTCCGAAAAAGAGTAGCTTATATGTCTTCCTTCCATACGAACAACAACAGATTTTTCTTCGAAATTGATTGTAGATACGTAGCCTATATCTCCGTTAAAGACTTCTTTATTATAGTTATTACGGGTTTGCATGACCTTGTCTCCAATAGCATAGGATTGAAACCTTCCATGGAGATTTGCTTTTTTAGGGTTTAGCGCATGTTTGAGTGCTTTATTTAAATTATAGATTCCTAGGGTTCCCTTTTTCATAGGGGCTAAGACTTGAATATCTTGAGGATAGATATGATATTTTTTTGGAACAAACTGGGTAATGAGATGAATGATATGATTGAGAGCTTCTTCCTGATCGTCCTTTTGGAAAAATAAGAAGTCTCGACGTCCTGTTTCTGGGTACAAAATAGGAAATTCTCCTTCATTTACTCTATGTGCATTGGTCACGATTCCTGAGTCATGAACTTGGCGAAAAATTTTATTTAATCTGATGACTGTTATTTTATTTGATGTAATTAGGTCCTTAAGAATATTGCCTGGACCTACACTTGGAAGCTGATGAATATCTCCAATAAACACTAGAGTAGTATAGTCAGGAAGAGCTTTTAGGAAATGGTGTAATAAGTGTGTATCAATCATTCCTGATTCATCAACAATGATTAAATCACAATCTATAGGGTTGTCGTGATTTTTTCGGAAAGACTTAGTTTTAAAATCATATTGGAGGAGCGCATGAATCGTAACAGAATGTTTTTGTGTGATTTCTGTCATTCGTTTAGCAGCTTTTCCTGTAGGAGCCGCTAGGATGATTTTATGAGTCACTTGCTCAAAGATTTTGAGTATTGCTTGAGTGATAGTACTTTTTCCTGTTCCAGGTCCTCCTGTAATGATCAGCAGCTTTTCAGAAAAACAAGCTTTAATAGCTTCTTGTTGTTGTTCTGCTAGAGTTACGCTTAAGTTGTCTTCAACCCAGGCAATAGCTTTTTCTCCATCGATAGAGCGTGTTCTTCTTGAAGAAAATAAAACGCGCTTCAAATCAGCAACTATAGTTTTTTCTGCAAGATAAAGATAACGTGTCCAGACATGCAAGGTTCCTGCAATATCTTGAGTATATAGTAGTTTACGGCTTTGCATATTAAGGATTTGTGTCTGGATTTCTTCTAGGGTAATAGGAGATTCAAACACATCCTGATTTAAAAGCTTGGCAACGATCTCTGTAAGCAATTCTAGGGGATAACAAGTATGGCCTTCTTCTTGCAGTTCTTCTAAGGAATGTTCGATACCAGCACATAGGCGACTTTCAGAATTTTTAGGAACACCGAGTTTCATAGCTATAAAATCAGCAGTTTTAAATCCAATTCCTTCCATTTCTCTAGCTAGAAGAAAGGGATCCTCACAGATTTTTTCTATAGACTTTTCTTGGTACTTTTTAAAAATCCTCACGCCATAATGAATTGGAATATTGTATTCCTGAAGGAAGAGTAATGTTTTTCTTAAGATCTTCTGTTCACAAAGTTGTTTACAGATGTTAGCGCATCTTGTGTCACTAATGCCAGCAACTTCACTTAAGCGTTCAGGATTAATATCTAGAATATAGCAGGTTTTTTCTTGAAATTTTTCAATAATCTTCTCAGCAATCTTAGGACCTATTCCTTTAATGAGTTTCGAAGTGAGATAGTGAAAGACACCACGATATTCATAAAGGAGAGAAGAGTCATAACTATGAATTTGGAAGTACTTAGTATTTGAATAAGATTGACTCCACACGCCATAAATCTGAACTTGGGAGCCTAGTACCAAGGGGGAGGGAAGTTTGCCTTTAATCAAAATAGGAGTATGTCTATCAGGTATTTTAATATAAGCAGTAACTTCCCCGGAGTCTTTGTTTTCAACAAGTATTTGCTCTAAGTATCCGCAAATTTTTTCCATAGAATTCTAAAACATTGTTTTCTGGAAAATGAAGTACCTTAGGGAATCTTTATAAAAAACAAGGATCATAAACTTTTTCGGATAAAAACGAAAAATCCCAGGGTTTTTAATCTTGGGGTAAACATATCAATGAATTATTTTATATAGTAACTATTTCCTCGTACATTGTTTTTTATTCTCGGATGCAAAATCAAGGCAACCAGGGAACCCTCATTACTAAAACGATTTTTACTACTACAATGAGTAGAAAAGACTAGCTCTATTGTAGGTTCGAATAGAAATAAAACAACTTTTGTTTCACTAGCTTCTAATCATAATGAACATACGGAGGGATTTCATTCTTAGTTGCTGGCAAAAAGCTACTTTTTGACGTGCCTTCTATCCAGCTTTGTTAATATCATAAAGATAAAGATTACCAAAATCTATTGTAGAATAGGCTGGATAACATGAGAGAAAGACATCAGGAACATAGAAAAGCATGTGGCAGTCTTTTTTGGTTTCTTTATTCAAGAGAAGGTGAAACTTGATGACCTTTTGAGCTTTTTCCTATTTTTCTGCCAAAGAGTACAAGACAAAGTAAGCTTCCTCCTAACATTAAAAAGATTCCTAGGCCTTCTTTTATGGAAGGAAGACTCCTTGAGTAAAGATAGGTAAGCACAAGACCAAAAATAGGTTCAAAAATTAATATAGCGCCTAATAAGGCTGGAGAGAGGTTAACACTAGCTTTATTCCAGGCCGTTAGAGCTTTTGCTGAGGAGAAGATTCCCATAGCTCCGCATAGAAGGAAGAAGAGGAGCCGTTCTGAGATAGGTGTGTATGTGATTAGGGTTCTTGTAATATGGGTAACCTCCAAGAAATCTAGGACTACAATCAGAGGGAGGCAAACTATTAAAGCGCTGATTCCAATAAGATAGCTCCATGATCTAGGATTAAGTTCCGGGTGCTTATCCAGTAGCGATTGATTGCAGATCACATAGATTACCCACAGGCTTGTAGAGAATATAACCATTCCAATTCCCAAGATGGAATAGAGAGGAGAGGCTGCTGTTGGTAATTCGAGGGCAGAGATATGGGTTAAGATTACTCCTATGATAATGATACTACTGATAGCAAAGAGTAAAGGATATGAGAGTTCTTTTTGCTTTGTATTGGAGTAATAGAGCACCGCTATAGGGGCTAGACCCGCAATAACTACTGTAATGGCTGATCCAACATAGCGGATGCCCAGTGTGACTCCGAAGTAGTAAAGAGGATTAATGAGTAGGGTCCAAAGTATGCTTTTCCCCCAAAGACTTAAAGAAGTTTTTTTTATTAATGAGGGATTTTTTATAATACAAGCAATCAGAGAGAAAATGCCAAAAATGGTATAACGAGTAAGAACAATGTCAAGATCCCCGAAAGAACTCAGGAAGTTTGGAATGACAAAGACCATGCCCCAATATAAACAGGCAATAAGACCTTGAAATATACCTAGAGGTAGGTTGCGGGATTTAGACTCTTGATTTTCGTTAGGAAACATAAAGTTCTCAGAGAATATGAGCAAAAAAACTACTCATAATTTTAACATGGCTGGGATTTTTTTCGATATTCGGACTTTTAAATAATACGAAACGATTTTCTCTTCTAGAGGAAAGATAGAAACACAAGAGAAAAATGCTTAAAAACCAAGTCCTTGTTTATTGTAGTGAAGGGGTTTCTCCTTATTACCTGCGACATACCATACGTTTTCTTCGGCACTATAGTCGCCAGATAAGAGATTTAGATATTCTCAGGGTCGATGGGAATTTTTTAATTAAAAATCCCTTTTGGGAAGCATCGACTCGCTTACTTGTATTCCCAGGTGGTGCCGATCGGCCTTATCATCGTGTGCTTCATGGCTTAGGAACTGCGCGTATTTCTGAGTATGTTTATGAAGGAGGGAACTTTCTAGGTATTTGTGCAGGAGCTTATTTTGGCTCTAGGATGATTTATTTTTATGAATCTGAAGGAGCGCCGCTTCAAGGGATACGAGATTTAGGATTTTTCCCAGGGACTGCTAAAGGTCCAGCTTATGGTGGATTTTCTTATGTTAGTCCTGCTGGGGTAAGAGTCTCCCCTCAGATGTTTTCAGAGTTTGGGTTAGGATACGCTATGTTTAATGGTGGATGTATTTTCGAAGGAGTTGAAGAGTATCCCGAAATGAACGTTGAGTCTCGTTATGCAGATCTTCCTGGACAACCTGCCAGCATAGTATCTAGGATTTTCGGTAAAGGTCTGGCTGTTCTTTCAGGACCTCATATAGAATATCTTCCTTACTACTGCCAGATGATGGAGGGTAATGTGCAGGAGGCTCGTGAATTTCTTCGAAGAGAGTCTGTAACGTTGAACTGCTACTGTGAGAATCTTATCAAGCGGCTACTGTTCCCTCTGTTTTCCGAATTGGAACGATAGAATCTTTGAATTCTTGAGAATTAATCAAGTTGGCTTTCTTGTGACATTGAAGTCTTTAATAACTTGATAGAGAAGGGGACAAGAAAGAACTATGGAACGGGTAACCACATTTCGAATATTGTTAGTTTTATTAGTGATGCAGGACCTCTCTTCATAGCCTTGGATTAATCCAAAGGAGGCAACGTTTGGTGGTGCAAGGTTCTTTTTATATATAAACCGATTGAGATAGTCTTCAGGTTCTAATACGTATTCATATTCATTATAGTTGAGCTGCTCAAATACGCAGAGAAAAGCGAGTACTTCTATTTTTCTTAATAGGAGGTTTTCACTTCCCGTTATCAAGGGATGAATAAGCAAAACTTGACTTTCCTCTAATGCTATTGAAAATAAGTTGTGGTAATGGATAAAAAATTTTTTAAAAATCTCATAGAGCTGATTAGAAGAGACCTTTTTGTTCTTGACTATAGGGAAATAGTAGGTTGCATTATTGATCACAGTTTGGATAAGACCATCATCGTATTCGGGTGAGATATTTAAATCCTCAAAGGAGACTTGAGAAGCTACGCCTAAAGTCCCTATATTTTTTTTCTCTAACTTTAAGCGAAGCGTCTCTAGTGATTCAGAGGTTACAAAGACTGTTGGATCCATATGAAGATGAGAAAGAGCATACCCAGAATCTTCTTCTATTATTGTCCAACTTGTAAGGGCGCTTTTAATTAGAAAATTTGGATCTTTAAGAAACACGTTATTCCACTTTTTAGGAGAGGGAAAGAAGATTTGTGCTCCTTGATATACTTGTTTTCCTCGATATAACGATGTCTGTAAATCTAAACAGGATGAATCAGATGGTGTTACCTTATTTCGAAGGATATTTAGGAGGTCAGGAGTTAATGAAGGAGTTTTTTTAGGAAGTTTAGGCTCTAGTATAGGTTTGTCAAATTTTCTCTTGATGACTGAACAGCAATGTGTTTGAAAGAGAATAGAGATTCCTGTAACTATGAATATCACACTAAGAATGCATAGCGCAGCAATTAATAGAGTGTTTGGAAGTAGTCCGGTTAATAGAATGATCACGCATATCGCTATAGTTAAGAACAGAGAAAGGACTGTGAGAGAAAGTTGAACTAATCCGCATGATGAAGACTGTTCTTGGGTTAATTGAGATTCTTTATAGTGATTGGTAACTGGGGAATATCTAACCATATGGCATTAGGTAATAGCAAAGAACTCATTAAAAGAGTCTATATGCTAGAGAAGGATGAAAAATAAAATTAAATAGAAAAATCCTCCGGAGGATGGGTTCGAACCAACGACCAATGGATTAACAGTCCACTGCTCTACCGCTGAGCTACTCCGGAACAGACTTTGTTGCCTACATGTTCTATTACACAATGGTAAAAAGTCAATGATTTTCACAATCTCATAAGATAAAGGTTCATTATAATCTTCCGATTTTTATTAATTTTTTTTGCACTATTACTTATCTTCATTCAAATTACGTAGTTTTTGGAGTGATTTATGGGGGATGCTAAAGTAGAACGACCTACTTATAATGGATCTTCATTGATTTTAAAAACATCGGTGGCTCAGGAAGTCTTTAAACAACATCGTAAGGCCTTTTACCTTTTATTGATTGCTTCAATTATAGTTTTGGTAGCTATTGGAATAAGTTTCTGTATATTTCCTGAGTATGTAATTGCTTTTGTTTTGACTATAGTTTTCTTTGTCCTTGGTATAAGCATTGCATTATTTTTCTTGATGCGTGGCTTGCGTTTTTCACTTAATGATCGCTTATGGTTGTCAGAAAAAGGATATGCTCTTAGTCAAAATGAGCTTGGACCTTTTTTGGATGTACGTCTAGTAAGGGAAATTTTAGAAAAATCTCCCTATATTAAATCAAGAGCTTTACTCCCTTTAGCAGATATATCTGAGGATCCTGGACAAGCTGCAGTTGTATTACTTTCTCCCTGGACTTTTTTTTCGTCTATGGATTCAAGCGCTTTATTTCCGATTCCTCAACAAGAGGGGGATGAATATACAGACCACACGTTCCCTTTGCTTTCTAGGCTAGAAAGAACATCACTTTTAGTTTTATTGAGTGTCTTTACTCTTAACGATATCAGGAAAGATAGTATTCCCTTAGATGAACAGAATTTTTTTCCTTTTGTAAGTAAGAAAGCAAAGGATTATGGGGTTCAAGATTTAAAGTATAAGGTTATATCTTGGTTGAAAGAAATAAGCCTCGAATTAGAACCCGATATTAATTTTCAGGTCTCAAGGGCACTGTTTTCGGCATATCGTTATTTAAGACGTCCTGATTTGACTTCCTTAGAGTTGGAACGTTTGCATCTCATAAGCTGCTTTCAAGGAAATCTTGTTCATTACTTATCTTTATTTGTTAATCCTAAAGATTTATCCGATCCTGAATTTCTAAATATTTGCAAGCATGTAGAA is a window from the Chlamydia serpentis genome containing:
- the ffh gene encoding signal recognition particle protein, which translates into the protein MINSLSQKLSSIFSSLVSSRRINEENISESIREVRLALLDADVNYHVVKDFISKVKEKVLGEEIWKHISPGQQFIRCLHEELTTFLSNDGEKLLIEGMPSVILLCGLQGSGKTTTAAKLAEYVIKDRKAKKVLVVPCDLKRFAAIEQLKILVSQTKAELYQTQEDNPVSVVTRALAYAKEQGHDLVILDTAGRLNIDNELMEELRAIQKASQANERLFVMNLAMGQDIVGIAQAFDKYLDLTGVILSMTDGDARAGAVFSIKHVLGKPIKFEGCGERVQDLRSFDPQSMADRILGMGDTINFVKEMRQYISEEEDAELGKKLATAAFTYEDYYKQMKAFRRMGPLRKLLGMMPGFNNSNPSEKDLEDSEKRMKTTEAIILSMTPEERKELVELDMSRMKRIASGCGLSLGDVNQFRKQMLQSKKFFKGMSKGKMEQMKKKMSGGNQWR
- the metG gene encoding methionine--tRNA ligase, with protein sequence MSKRVLITSALPYANGPLHFGHIAGVYLPADVHARFRRLLGDDVLYICGSDEFGIAITLNADREGLGYQEYVDIYHKLHKDTFEKLGFALDFFSRTTNSFHEEIVQDFYKQLKASGLIENRLSDQLYSEEEGRFLADRYVEGKCPRCGFDGARGDECQHCGADYEATDLVDPKSKISGAALIKRKTEHSYFLLDHVQDALLAFIKDCYLPEHVRKFVVDYIENVRPRAITRDLSWGISVPDFPGKVFYVWFDAPIGYISGTMEWAASQGNPEAWRSFWLEEDVEYIQFIGKDNLPFHAVIFPAMELGQKLHYKKVDALVVSEFYLLEGRQFSKSEGNYVDMDAFLNSYSLDKLRYVLAATAPETSDSEFSFLDFKTRCNSELVGKFGNFINRVLAFAEKNHYDKLSYNSGLLEDSDKVFLKEVLELVRDAEKCYRDYSLRKATNVIMALAALGNVYFNQKAPWKLLKEGARDRVGAILFCACYCQKLLGLISYPIMPESAIAIWKMISPKSLENCEFDKMYARNLWNQAILDIISEEFHLKSPWLLFTTVD
- the trmD gene encoding tRNA (guanosine(37)-N1)-methyltransferase TrmD; the encoded protein is MKIDILSLFPGYFDGPLQTSILGRALEQGLLDVQLINLRDFGLGKWKQVDDTPFGCSGMLLMAEPVTSAIRSIRKESSRVVYLSPQGALLTAEKSRELAQTDHLILLCGHYEGIDERAIESEVDEEISIGDYVLTNGAVAALVLIDAVSRFVPGVLGNQESAESDSLENGLLKGPQYTRPRIFEGKAVPEVLLQGNHNAIAQWRLDASKQRTCERRPDLYLNYLYNRSMSEEFGVDSRENQHQFKCGKIAIILEVKKLKQAKSFYCKVFRCDQPWIGLEDKFCLPDEGKTLFWLQEVGAEKKNTTTLSVYFNSEEDFLCLLRRWELFGGTLLEKHANEHVVLALAEDLDGHVWMFSWHKIK
- a CDS encoding ribonuclease HII, translating into MNTSISDSEVQRFLSMMTFENEVASEGFSLIAGVDEAGRGPLAGPVVAGACVLPRGTVFPGINDSKKLTPKERAKIRETLVQDPKVFFGIGVVSVERIDQINILEATKEAMIEAISSLSILPDFLLVDGLYLSHVIPCKKIVRGDARSASIAAASILAKEYRDELMLKLHELYPQYGFDRHKGYGTTFHLEAIRRYGPSPCHRKTFSPIKQMCVAL
- the gmk gene encoding guanylate kinase, encoding MNKILVDYPFSPDGPECLPKLFTISAPAGVGKTTLVRMLEEEFPFTFVKTISVTTRKAREGEVSGKDYHFVSHQEFQKLLDDQSLLESVFLFGEYYGTSMLEIERIWNLRKHAIAVVDIQGALFIRSHMVSTSIFIAPPSQEELERRLALRGSEERIQRKERLEHSLVELAAAHQFDYVIVNDDLNQAYKVLKSIFIAEEHRNIL
- the rplS gene encoding 50S ribosomal protein L19, translated to MGNLLKELEQEQCRNDLPDFHVGDTIRLATKISEGGKERVQVFQGTVMTRRGGGSGETVSLHRVAYGEGMEKSFLLNSPRIVSIEVIKRGKVARARLYYLRGKTGKAAKVKEFVGPRSSKK
- a CDS encoding 30S ribosomal protein S16, translated to MALKIRLRQQGRRNHVVYRLVLADVESPRDGKYIELLGWYDPHSSVNYQLKSERIFYWLEQGAQLSSKAEALVKQGAPGVYSALVSKQEARKLVMRKKRRVYRQRRSAQREEAAKAATK